From a single Methanobrevibacter sp. genomic region:
- a CDS encoding arsenical pump-driving ATPase GET3: MAFKDYFKFNKDNTTFIFVGGKGGVGKTSVSSATALWLAEQGKKTLIVSTDPAHSLADSLEVPIGSYPREIKTNLFAVEIDPDEAMAQKQAQLESQKAANPESAGGLLGMDFLSDQLDMASSSPGADEAAAFEMFMGVMNSDEFDVVVFDTAPTGHTLRLLSFPEVMDSWVGKMMMLKAKLGGATNALKKIVPFMDAVDDPQTSEDLKRTKEQIDKAKAVLSDPNRTTFKMVVIPEEMSIYESERALEALGKYDITVDSVIVNQVMPDICDCDFCHSRHKLQQKRLALIDQKFKNQHIAEVPLFKDEVKGQDKLLKLAHILYDDEDNDEVVQEAIQL, from the coding sequence TTGGCATTTAAAGATTATTTTAAATTCAATAAAGACAACACCACATTCATTTTTGTCGGTGGTAAAGGTGGAGTTGGAAAAACTTCTGTTTCTTCTGCTACTGCATTATGGTTAGCTGAACAAGGCAAAAAAACATTAATTGTATCAACTGACCCTGCTCATTCTTTAGCAGACTCATTGGAAGTACCGATTGGAAGCTATCCTCGTGAAATCAAAACAAACTTATTTGCTGTTGAAATCGATCCGGATGAAGCAATGGCTCAAAAACAAGCACAATTGGAATCTCAAAAAGCAGCAAATCCTGAAAGTGCAGGCGGATTACTTGGTATGGATTTCTTGTCTGATCAATTAGATATGGCATCTTCATCTCCTGGTGCTGATGAAGCAGCTGCATTTGAAATGTTTATGGGAGTAATGAACTCTGATGAATTTGATGTTGTAGTATTTGATACTGCACCAACCGGACACACTTTAAGATTATTATCTTTCCCTGAAGTAATGGATTCTTGGGTAGGTAAAATGATGATGCTTAAAGCAAAATTGGGTGGAGCAACCAATGCTTTAAAGAAAATCGTGCCTTTCATGGATGCAGTTGATGATCCTCAAACTTCTGAAGATTTAAAAAGAACCAAAGAACAAATAGACAAGGCAAAAGCTGTATTATCTGATCCAAACAGAACTACTTTCAAAATGGTTGTCATTCCAGAAGAAATGTCCATTTATGAATCCGAAAGAGCATTGGAAGCACTTGGTAAATATGACATTACTGTTGACAGTGTTATTGTAAATCAGGTAATGCCTGATATCTGTGACTGTGATTTCTGTCATTCAAGACACAAATTACAACAAAAACGTTTAGCATTGATTGACCAAAAATTCAAAAATCAACATATTGCTGAAGTGCCATTGTTCAAAGATGAAGTCAAAGGTCAAGATAAGTTATTAAAATTAGCTCATATCTTATATGATGATGAAGACAACGATGAAGTTGTCCAAGAAGCTATTCAGCTTTAA
- a CDS encoding NAD+ synthase, with protein sequence MIKVGENISKIPELDCEKTKSTIVDFIKSKVSESKSKGIIVGLSGGIDSTLTAYLACEAVGKENVFGLTLPSTTTPTEDKIHGIDIAQKLGIKYKEIAIDSVLNEYISITQIENDDLAIGNLKARIRMSIIYYYANHENYLVGGTGNRSEILIGYFTKYGDGASDIEPIGDLYKTDVFKLSKFLGIQEEILNKPPRAGLWEDQTDEDEIGMNYELLDQILYLYTEKDMKNTEISENLDISADDVDMIINRIIRSEHKSKFPESPKKTIL encoded by the coding sequence ATGATAAAGGTTGGTGAGAATATTAGCAAAATTCCTGAACTAGACTGCGAAAAAACAAAAAGTACAATTGTTGACTTCATTAAATCAAAAGTATCCGAATCCAAATCAAAAGGAATCATAGTTGGTTTAAGTGGAGGAATTGATTCTACACTTACAGCATATTTAGCCTGCGAAGCTGTTGGAAAAGAAAACGTATTTGGATTGACATTGCCATCCACTACAACCCCAACAGAAGATAAGATTCACGGAATCGACATAGCTCAAAAGTTAGGAATCAAATATAAAGAAATAGCTATTGACTCTGTTTTAAACGAATATATATCAATAACACAAATTGAGAATGATGATTTAGCTATTGGTAATTTAAAAGCTAGAATTAGAATGTCAATCATTTATTATTATGCTAACCATGAAAATTACCTCGTTGGAGGAACAGGTAATAGAAGTGAAATCTTAATCGGTTATTTCACAAAATATGGTGATGGTGCATCAGATATTGAACCTATTGGAGATTTGTATAAAACTGATGTATTTAAATTAAGTAAATTCTTAGGAATCCAAGAAGAAATCCTCAATAAGCCTCCTCGTGCAGGATTATGGGAAGACCAAACTGATGAAGATGAAATTGGAATGAACTATGAATTACTTGATCAAATTCTTTATCTTTACACTGAAAAAGATATGAAAAATACTGAAATAAGTGAAAACTTAGATATTTCAGCAGATGACGTTGATATGATCATTAATAGAATAATCAGGAGTGAACACAAAAGTAAATTCCCTGAAAGTCCTAAAAAAACAATATTATGA